Proteins encoded in a region of the Delphinus delphis chromosome 13, mDelDel1.2, whole genome shotgun sequence genome:
- the RNF185 gene encoding E3 ubiquitin-protein ligase RNF185 isoform X2 produces MASKGPSASASPENSSAGGPSGSSNGAGESGGQDSTFECNICLDTAKDAVISLCGHLFCWPCLHQWLETRPNRQVCPVCKAGISRDKVIPLYGRGSTGQQDPREKTPPRPQGQRPEPENRGGFQGFGFGDGGFQMSFGIGAFPFGIFATAFNINDGRPPPAVPGTPQYVDEQFLSRLFLFVALVIMFWLLIA; encoded by the exons ATGGCAAGCAAAGGGCCCTCGGCCTCTGCATCTCCTGAGAACTCTAGTGCAGGGGGGCCCAGCGGCAGCAGCAATGGCGCTGGTGAGAGTGGAGGGCAGGACAGCACCTTCGAGTGCAACATCTGCCTGGACACAGCCAAGGACGCCGTCATCAGCCTGTGTGGCCACCTCTTCTG TTGGCCATGTTTACATCAG TGGTTGGAGACGAGACCTAACAGACAGGTGTGTCCAGTTTGCAAAGCTGGCATCAGCCGCGACAAGGTGATTCCCCTCTATGGCAGGGGCAGCACTGGGCAGCAGGACCCCAG AGAGAAGACTCCTCCCCGTCCTCAAGGACAGAGGCCAGAACCGGAGAACAGAGGG GGATTTCAAGGGTTTGGATTTGGAGATGGTGGCTTCCAGATGTCTTTTGGAATTGGGGCATTTCCCTTTGGCATATTTGCCACAGCATTTAACATAAACGATGGGCGGCCTCCTCCAG CTGTCCCCGGAACGCCCCAGTACGTGGACGAGCAGTTCCTGTCACGCCTGTTCCTGTTTGTGGCCCTGGTGATCATGTTCTGGCTATTGATTGCCTAA
- the RNF185 gene encoding E3 ubiquitin-protein ligase RNF185 isoform X1, with the protein MASKGPSASASPENSSAGGPSGSSNGAGESGGQDSTFECNICLDTAKDAVISLCGHLFCWPCLHQWLETRPNRQVCPVCKAGISRDKVIPLYGRGSTGQQDPREKTPPRPQGQRPEPENRGEHKPTKCEDLWDCTGVAGREAGGPVLGFALNEVVVPDETVAPSWGFQGFGFGDGGFQMSFGIGAFPFGIFATAFNINDGRPPPAVPGTPQYVDEQFLSRLFLFVALVIMFWLLIA; encoded by the exons ATGGCAAGCAAAGGGCCCTCGGCCTCTGCATCTCCTGAGAACTCTAGTGCAGGGGGGCCCAGCGGCAGCAGCAATGGCGCTGGTGAGAGTGGAGGGCAGGACAGCACCTTCGAGTGCAACATCTGCCTGGACACAGCCAAGGACGCCGTCATCAGCCTGTGTGGCCACCTCTTCTG TTGGCCATGTTTACATCAG TGGTTGGAGACGAGACCTAACAGACAGGTGTGTCCAGTTTGCAAAGCTGGCATCAGCCGCGACAAGGTGATTCCCCTCTATGGCAGGGGCAGCACTGGGCAGCAGGACCCCAG AGAGAAGACTCCTCCCCGTCCTCAAGGACAGAGGCCAGAACCGGAGAACAGAGGG GAACATAAACCTACCAAATGTGAGGACTTGTGGGATTGTACAGGTGTTGCTGGAAGGGAGGCCGGAGGGCCAGTCCTCGGATTTGCACTGAATGAAGTGGTGGTTCCTGATGAAACAGTTGCACCTTCCTGG GGATTTCAAGGGTTTGGATTTGGAGATGGTGGCTTCCAGATGTCTTTTGGAATTGGGGCATTTCCCTTTGGCATATTTGCCACAGCATTTAACATAAACGATGGGCGGCCTCCTCCAG CTGTCCCCGGAACGCCCCAGTACGTGGACGAGCAGTTCCTGTCACGCCTGTTCCTGTTTGTGGCCCTGGTGATCATGTTCTGGCTATTGATTGCCTAA